TCTTCTGGACCAGATTTCCCTTTGTTGATGGGATGTCATAGGTAACTACCAGCCAACTATTTTGAAAAATGCGTAGCTGTCCATCTTTCGAGCGAAGGATGACCTGTTCTCCTACCAGGGTGTGGGGGACGACATAGCGGTTTCCATGAAAGTGGACAGTGCAGTCTTTATACACCTGCCGGTAAATACGATATGAGGTATCAAACGGCTGCGGAGGCAGTGCATTTAAATGTGGCTGCTCCCGCTTAAACCGGGCGCTGACTTTTTCATGGGTGGTGCCATGGATCCGTTCATCCTTTTTTAAAATCCAAGACCAGAGGTCTTTGTTGGCCCTGATTAAGTTGACAAAACCGTATCCTCGCCAGAACCCTTCCCGGATGAAGGTATAAGGACGTTCAACCTTCCCTTTAACCCAAGCAGCATAAGCAGGGGCTACTTTGGGAACGAATCCGTAATGAACGGCAAATCCTATCAGGGTAGAGTTAAATTTGTCCTTTCCAGCCAGCTTGGCGATATACACATTTTTCATGCGATCATAGAGTATCTGATCCGGGACGCCGACGAAGTACTCAAAGGCGTGTATATGGCAGTCTAGAAAGCTTGGCATGTCGCATCGTTCGATCAACTCTGTATAGATTCTCCGGGAATATCCCAGAATCATTGAAAACAGGTACAGCTTTCTGACACTGCCATCGGGAAGTTCAACCTGAAATTCTCCGAAATCCACCTGGGCCTGGTGACCGGGTTCTGTCTCAAATCGCATGTAGGCAATTTTCTGTTTTTGTTTCTTGAGTTTACCGACCTTTCGCTTCACTGTTTCATAACTGCCGGCATAGCCTTGGTTGACAAGGCGGTCATAAATCCAGGTGGCGGTGTAATATTCGTCTTCATCAAGCCAAGCTGTGATGGTACCGTGATAAGGATCAAGAATGCTCGTGCGATGATATGGCTTTGGATTTTTCAAGCAGCTTTCCGGGGCTTCAAGGTATTTTTTGACGGTGTTACGGCTTATGCCCAGGCGCCGGGCTATGGCCCGCTGGGTCAAGCCGAACCTGTGCAGATCCAGTATGTCCAAAATGGTCTCCTTTTTTTCATAAACTCTCCACGATTGTCCCGGGTAAATGCAGCAACATATGCATTTACTCGGGAAGTTGAACAAGGGGGATTGAAAAAAGATCCCCCTTGTTCAATTCCCTAGTGGCTCAGTTTCAAATGACCATTTTTGGCTCAATTTAACATGACCATCGACAGCTGCCTGTCATATCTTTCCCGGGGAAACCCCAGTCACTGCCTGAGGAATTTGGTCTGGCCTGAATTTCATAAACATTGTCTGAGATATTGCGGTTAAGCAAGTCAAAATAGTTGCCCCTGATGGGAATTCTCAAGGTGGATGAACGTCGACTCTATGAACGTGAAAACAGCGGGTGGTTATTGGTCAAGCTCAATACACTGGGTAGAGAATTAAGTCGGCATTAATGGGAAGTATTTTAGTTTTTGAAAATGATACACACTGTGTGGCAAATTGAGCCGATCTCACTGGGTGGCGTTTTTTAATTTTTCGAAAACATTTGGCTTTAGTCCAATGGGAAGATGTCTCGGACAATAAGGAAAAGGTTCGGTGAAAGGGTTCGGAGTAACCAGGCTATTGTCAAGCGGATGGATTCTGGCGGGACCAGTACCAGAAAACTACCCAGGAACAGTGAACCTAAAGGCTGGATGCGCCTGTATGGGTTGGTAGATGGTTGGTAGATAGGTTGTCAGAAAATCAGATGAAATTCTGTAAATCAAGGGTGCAGCCTGAGCAGCTTGAAATGGATAAACAAGCGGCATTGGTAAACAATTTCCGCCATGTCCGGGAATAACTCACGTACCACCGGGGCAGGTTATTACGGGGTGCGCAGCGCCTCCACGGAAATGGTGATATCGACCACATCCCCCACCACCCCCATTTTGAAAAATTTGCCGTCTCCCACGCCAAAGGCCAGGCGGTCAAGGGAAAATGCCGTGTCAAATCCGGCCACCATCTGTTTTTTGTCAACGGGTGACGGGGCCGTGCCGTGAAAAACAAACGGGATATTCATATTTTTGGCCGTGTCCTTGATTGTCATGGTGCCGGCAACCTCATAGGTATTGCCCTGTTTATGGGTGATTTTTGAAGAGGTAAAGGTCATGACCGGGTATTTGTCTGCGGCAAAAAAATCATCGGACCGCAGATGGGTGTCCCGCTTGGCAATGGCTGTGTTGATGGTTTTGACCTGAACGGTGAAGTCAAATTTGCTTTGGTCCAGGTGTTCCGGGTCAAAACGGATGGTGCCGTCAAAGTCGGGAAAATATCCGAACACCGTGGAAAAAATATGTTTGATCCTGAACTGAATAGTGGAATGGTTGGCATCAATGGTCCAGTTGTTTCCCCAGGCCGGGGTCCAGGTGGTGATGGAAAGTATGAGTACCAGAAAACCGGTGATGGTAAAGCGTTTCATGATGACCTCCTTGATTGAATTTCATTTTCAGGGAATCCGGATTGCGGATGTAACAGCAGGAAAAGGTTTGTTTGTTTTGAAAAAATAAGGCGGATTTTTGGAAAGTCCATATAGAGATCACGCCGCTGCAATTATCACCGGAGGACAGGCCGGGTTCGGTCGATGGTTCCGCTGCCGGCCTCATTTCAATGTTGTAATGCCTGGAATTATGGATCACCGGCAAATTGACAACCAGTCAAGTGGCTGATATTATCAAAACAATGAATAAATATTCTTGATGTGGTTAAAGAATCCCGGGCACGGACTACTGAACAAAACAGATTCTGGCAAACGGATAAGTTTGAGCTGCAGCTTTCATGCAGACCGACAGTTTAGAGTTCATGGACCAAGGAAGGGTGCTTTTTTTTAATAAGTAGGAGTGCTGAAAGAGTAAATCAATTCTGACCGGTTATATTGACAGCGCATTACCCAAAGCCGAATATGACAAATTGGATGATGGTACTTTTTTGGGTCGGATACCCGGATGTAAAGGGGGGACAACGGAAAATGGGGAAATACGACAAATTAATTTTTCAGATCTTGCGTGGCACAAGCGATGCAAATATTTCTTTCTCTGATTTGATTACTCTTTTCCAACATTTTGGGTTTGAAATGCGTGTCAAAGGCAGTCACCATATTTTCAGAAAAAAAGGCATTGAGGAGAAGCCAAATTTACAAAAAGAAGGAAATAAGGCAAAACCATATCAAGTCAAACAGGTACGAAACATTATTCTCAAGTATAAATTGGGGGGTGAAGATCGATGAATAAATATGAAATTATAATCCACTGGAGTGATGAAGATCAGGCATTTTTGGCCGATATTCCCGAGCTTCCAGGCTGCATGGCGCATGGTGATACATATGAATCCGCATTAGCTAATATTAAATCAGCCATGGATTTATGGATTAAAACGGCTAAGGAATTTAATGATCCTATCCCAGCACCTAAAGGCCGTCGTCTTGCCTTTGCATAGGCATTCACCGAACCCTGTCGCTTCACCTGATCCCGAGGGGCCTGGCGGCCCTCGGCTCAGGTGTTTTTTTGTTGACTCCAGTGTAATTCATGATTTTTTAGACAAAATGAAACTCCACGTTTAGATTTGTCTCTATTATGCTGGATCCAAAAACGTTCATGCTCGGAATTCAGCTTGTCATAACAGTCCCGGCAGGAACAGCGCGATCTGCGGAAAGATCATCAGCAGGCCGTTGCAGATGATCAGGGCCAGCAGAAAAGGCAACACGCCCCGGAAGATGGCTTCCAGCGGGATGTCCTTGGACACGCCGTACACCACATACACATTGATGCCCACGGGCGGGGTGATTACCCCCATTTCCGCGATGAGCACGATGATGACCCCGAACCAGATGGGATCAAAGCCCAGGGCCTGGGCCACGGGGAAAAAGATGGGAACCGTGAGCATGATCAGGGCGAATCCGTCCATGAAGCATCCGCCCACAAGATAGATCATGATGATCACCATCATGATCAGCATGGGGTGGAGAGGCAGGGCCGCCACCCAGTTGGACAGGTCAAAGGGGATCCGGGTCACGGCCATGAAATGACCGAACACCGTGGCCCCTGCCACGATTACCATGACCATGCAGCTCAGCCGTGTGGTGTCGGCAATGGCTTTGAAAAAATGTTTCAAAGAGAGCTGGCGGCGGACTACCGACAAAAGCAGGGTGAAAAACGCGCCCACGGCGGCGGCTTCCGTGGGGGTGAACACACCGGAGAAAAGCCCGCCCATGACGGATCCGAAAATCAGCAAAGCCTCGAGCACGCCGGTGAGAGATTTGATTTTCTGGATCCAGGTGGTTTTGGGACCGGCCGGTGCCAGGGCCGGGTTGCGCCGGACCTGCAAATGAATGGCGGCAACGAACAGCAGGGCCAGCAGAATGCCCGGCAGGATCCCGGCCATAAAAAGACTGCCGATGGACTGCTCCGTGAGGATGCCGTACACAATGAAAATGGTGGAAGGCGGAATCAGAATGCCCAGGCTGCCGGCCGCGGCCACGGTCCCGGCGGCCAGCCCCATGTCATACTTGAACCGCTTCATTTCCGGGATGCTCACGGTGGCCATGGTGGCGGCCGTGGCATTGGTGGACCCGGAGATGGCGGCAAATCCGGCGCAGGCGGCCACGCTGGCCATGGCCAGCCCCCCGGGACGGGCCCCGATGAGCACATAGGCGGCATCGTACAGGCGCCGGCTGATCCCTGAATAAAAAGAGATCTGGCCCATGAACATGAACAGCGGGATCACGGTGAGGCTGTGGCTGGAAAACATCTCGAAAAAATCCTTGGCCAGGATGTTTAACCCCGGTCCCCATCCTTTGACATAGCTGAATCCCAGAAATCCGATCAGGCCCATCACAAATCCCACGGGCATTTTGGAAAACAGCATGATCAGCAGGACAATGATGCCGATCACACCAATGGCTGTCAGACTCATAAAGAAACCACCTTTTTCATGTTTTTGATTATTGCGATCAGATATACCAGGGCGACGACCAGGCTGGAGAAGGCCATCAAGTAAACAAAGGGATGATATGGCAGCTGCATGGTCATGGACACCTCTCCGCTTTCCTTGAGCTTGCCGGCATAGACCACACTGCGCCAGGCCAGGATGCTAAACAGGCTCAAGGAGGCCGTGTCTGTGAACATTTTCATCCACAACTGACCTTTTTTCGACAGCAGCCGCACCACCAGGCTCACGGCCACATGTCCCGATTCCAGGGTGGTGTGGGCCATGGCAAAGGCGGCGGCAATGGCACCGCACATGGCCACCAGGTCATAGGTGCCGGGTACGGGGCGCCAGGATGCCAGAAATTCCCACCCGAATTTGCTGTACATGGTGACGCAGAACCGCATGAATACGTCCAGCGTGGTGATCATCATCATGGCCACAATGGCCATACCGGCAAAAAAATACATCAACCGGGCCACCCGGTGGATGTTGTTTTCAATAGGTGTTATCTGCATGGGGCAGCCGCTCCTTCCAATCCGGAACTCAAATCTTTGTTGTCTCCCGGAATGATCATCTCAAACCGGTTGTCGACCACGGTGTAATCATAATATCCCAGCCGTCCGATGGGTTTGATTTTGGGGATATCTATTTTGCCGTCTTCGGCAATAAATTCGTCCTTGATGTGGACCGCCACCACCTGTCCGATGATGATATCCACAGTACCCATGGTGCCGGTGCCCGGAAGCCGCAGGGTCTGATGGTAGCGGCATTCCATGTGAATGGGGGATTCCGCCACCCGGAAGGGCTTGACCTGCGTTGACAGGGCTTTGGTGACCCCGGCCAGGTCAAACTCATCCACACCGGGAGCCGTTTCCTGTGCGGAGCGGTTCATGGCATCCCTTAAATCCCAGGTGGCCATGTTATACACGAATTCCCCGGTCTGTTCCGCGTTCACTGTGGTGTCTTTTCTTTTGCCAAGGGTGTTCTGATTGGCGGCGAACATCACATAAGGCGGGTCAAAGGTCAGATTCTGGAACTGGCTGTATGGGGCCAGGTTGGAAATCCCTTCAAGAGAAAGGGTGGAGATCCATCCGATGGGCCGGGGTACGACACAGGATTTAAACGGATCATGGGCCAGGCCATGGCGGGTTCTGCCGGGTTCATAATACATATGGCTCCTTTTATCTTGACTGTGCAGGGCCGGCACCCCCGCCGGCCCTGCACAGTCAGATGGTTTTAATGAAACCCTGAATGGATATGAAGGTTTGTTATGCCCATCCGGGCACGGACGTTAATAGGTCTTTACCGCTTCTCTGAGAAAATCCACATAATCCTGGGCCGGCAGCCCTTTTTTCGAGGCCTCTTTGACCCAGGAGTCGATCACCGGGGCCACGGCTGCAGCCCAGCGTTTGTTTTCTTCCGGGGACAAAGAAATGATCTCGTTGCCCAGCTCCAGGGTGAATTCCCGGCCTTCCTGGTCACTGGTATCCCAGGCTTCGCCGTATTTCACTATCCATTCTTTGTTCACCTGCTCGAAAATCGCCTGGATGTCTGCGGGCAGATCCGCCCATTTGTCCTTGTTCATGAAAAGATACAGACCTGATGTGTAACCGATACTGTAGGTTTCCGTGGTGTAGTTGATCACTTCCGCCTGTTTCCAGCCTTTGAGTGCCTCAATGGGAACCAGGGTGGCATTGCAGACCCCTTTTTGCAGGGCTTCATAGGCCTGGTTCTGGGCCATGGCCACGGGGACGGCCCCCAATGCTTCCACCACCTTGACACTGAATCCGTAACACCGGACCTTCATCCCTTTAATATCTTCCAGTTTTCTGATGGGGTCCTTGCTGTGGATGAGACCCGGGCCGTGGGCCGTAAAAAACATCACCTTGATCTTGTCTAGTTCCTTGGGCTGAAATTTTTCGTAAAACGCATTGATGATTTTGGTGGCCTGGATGCCGCTTTTGTATCCCATGGGCAGGTCAATGGCCTCCAAAGCCGGAAATACGCCCCGGCTGTAACCCAGCACGGAAAACCCCATGTCCGTGATACCATCCACAATGGCGCTGTAGGTCTGGGGCGGGGATATCAGGGAACCGCCCGGATAATAAGTCATTTTGACCCGGCCATCCGTACGTTTTTCAATTTCATCGCAGTATTCCTGGCCCAGTTGCCCATGGATGTGGGATGGGGGAAACATGTTGCTGAAACTGATTTCAATGGGTTTTGCCATGGCAGCGGTTGCCGCCAGTGACACGGCCAGGGTGATGGAAAGAATTGATGCAATGATTCCGGTTTTTGACATCATGGTGGTACCCTCCATAGGACGTAAAGGTTAGAAAAGTATTTTACCAAACAAGCGTTAGATTATTTTAACGTTTGTTTGTCATTCCATAGCACGGACAATTTCTGCATGTCAACAAAATAATGATTCCGGTTCAGACAGTTTCCATAGAATTCATCCGGTGACGATTTTGAAGGGGTTTCAGGCAGTCGGTGGCAACGCGGATTATCGGAAATGCCATGTATGGCGTTTCCGATAATTGTCAGATCGGCAGCGTGTGTTAAAAAAATCGGATATGGCCGGATGTCAGCTGAAAGGTGCCCGGCCTTTGCTGGTCAGGCCGAAAACAAAGGTGTTGAAAATTTTTTCGCCCAGGGCTTCGGGTTTGAGATCTCCTTTGGGATCATACCAGCGGTAGATCCAGTTGCACATACCGACCAGGCAGTGGGCATCCACGGCGATATGATCTGTGGGAAGGCCCTGGTCCCGGCAAAAATCGTCCAGCGCGTTTCGCCAGAACACCAGGAATGATCTTTGTTTCTGTTTGACCTGCTCATACCATTCCCCGGTAAGACAGTCATCATCATTGAGAATCAGTTTGCTGCGGAATTTGTCTTTACAATAAGTGTCCACCTGGTACTGGATGTATTTTTTGATCAGCTCAATTGGCGGGACCTGGGTTGCGGCAATTTTTTCAATGCCGGCGAGCATGTCGTCCATATGACTGTCCAGGATCTGGAACAGCAGTTCTTCCTTGCTTTTAAAATAATAATACAGCCCGGCCGTGGTCATGTCCGTGGCTTTGGCAATATCCCGGATGGTGGTTTTGTCATACCCTTTCTGCCACAGGGTCTGGGTGGCGATCCGGTAGATCTCTTTTTTTCTGCGCTCATGTTCTTTCATCTTGTATTTTTTCATGAAAATTATTTAAAGCACAAAAAAACATGTTTGGCAAGCACTTGATAGAATATTTTAACGCTTGTCCGAAATTGTCCAAATCGGATCTGAATTTTTTTTCGATGGGACGGCGTTATTTTTCAGGCACGATCCATTCATCTTTCCGGAATGCCTGGTCCTGGCTTCTGGCAATCAGGGTGCCCGTGTCTTCATTGGTCACGGTGATGTCATACAAAGAGGTGCGCCGGCCGCAGTGAATTTCTGTGGCTTCGGCTTTCAGCCGGTCCCCGGGGAAGCTGGGTTTCAGATAACAGATGCTCACGTTCAGGGCCACGGCCACCCGGCCGTGGGAATTGCAGGCTGCGGCAAACGCCATGTCACTGATGGCAAAGATCACCCCGCCGTGGGTGGTGCCGTGGAAATTGGTCATCGTTTCGGTGACGGTCAGAAATACCCGGCTGCGGCCGGGCGCCACGATTTCCACCGTGGCGCCCAGATGGCGGGCAAACGCGTCTTTTTGAATATGATCCAGCACTTTTTTGTCACAGATGATGTCAGACATGCTTTTCAGATCCTGATGATTTATATGAAAGTGTTAAGTTTTAAGTGGATGGTATCATTATTTGTTGGGGCTCTCAGGCCAGGGGTGTTGTTGGATGGTTACTGGTCGATGGCCGGTTTTTTCAGGTAAAGGGAAAAGATCATGCCGGTAAGGGAAATGGCCCCGGCCACCAGAAACGGGGTGGTCAAAGACTGGGTGGTGTCTGCCAGATATCCGCCCAGGGCCGGGCCGATGGACTGGCCGATGCCGAAGAACAAGGTGATGAATCCCAACCCCGCAGGTGCAAACTTTGGTCCCACAAAATCCCCGGCTGCCGCCGCCATGATGGTGGGAATACTCCAGGCCGTGAGCCCGAACAGGACTGCGGAAATATAAAACCCGGCCTCCACCTTGACCAGGGCATAGACCAGGTACGAGGTTCCCAGCACCAGATAGGCCAGGGCCGCACCTTTTCCCCGGCCGATTTTATCGGAAATGCTGCCCCAGATCACGCCGCAGAAAATGCTCAACCCGCCTACCATGGCCCACAGTCCGCCGGCCCAGGCCTGGCTGTAGCCCATTTCATTCACCAGATAGGCTGCGAAAAACACCATGTAAATGATATAAGACATGCCGTAAAAAAAATACACCACCCCTAAAAACCACAAAGATTTCATTTTATAGACGGCCCCCCAGTCCAGGGAAGAGACCTTGGGTGCCGGCGCTGCTGTGTCCGGGGCCTCTTTCTGGCCCACGGGGGTCAGGCCTTTTTCCGCCGGCTGGTTCCGCAGAAAAATGCCCACCAGCACGGCCACGAAAAGCACCAGAACGCCTA
Above is a window of Desulfotignum balticum DSM 7044 DNA encoding:
- a CDS encoding TRAP transporter small permease, giving the protein MQITPIENNIHRVARLMYFFAGMAIVAMMMITTLDVFMRFCVTMYSKFGWEFLASWRPVPGTYDLVAMCGAIAAAFAMAHTTLESGHVAVSLVVRLLSKKGQLWMKMFTDTASLSLFSILAWRSVVYAGKLKESGEVSMTMQLPYHPFVYLMAFSSLVVALVYLIAIIKNMKKVVSL
- a CDS encoding TRAP transporter substrate-binding protein produces the protein MMSKTGIIASILSITLAVSLAATAAMAKPIEISFSNMFPPSHIHGQLGQEYCDEIEKRTDGRVKMTYYPGGSLISPPQTYSAIVDGITDMGFSVLGYSRGVFPALEAIDLPMGYKSGIQATKIINAFYEKFQPKELDKIKVMFFTAHGPGLIHSKDPIRKLEDIKGMKVRCYGFSVKVVEALGAVPVAMAQNQAYEALQKGVCNATLVPIEALKGWKQAEVINYTTETYSIGYTSGLYLFMNKDKWADLPADIQAIFEQVNKEWIVKYGEAWDTSDQEGREFTLELGNEIISLSPEENKRWAAAVAPVIDSWVKEASKKGLPAQDYVDFLREAVKTY
- the istA gene encoding IS21 family transposase; this translates as MDILDLHRFGLTQRAIARRLGISRNTVKKYLEAPESCLKNPKPYHRTSILDPYHGTITAWLDEDEYYTATWIYDRLVNQGYAGSYETVKRKVGKLKKQKQKIAYMRFETEPGHQAQVDFGEFQVELPDGSVRKLYLFSMILGYSRRIYTELIERCDMPSFLDCHIHAFEYFVGVPDQILYDRMKNVYIAKLAGKDKFNSTLIGFAVHYGFVPKVAPAYAAWVKGKVERPYTFIREGFWRGYGFVNLIRANKDLWSWILKKDERIHGTTHEKVSARFKREQPHLNALPPQPFDTSYRIYRQVYKDCTVHFHGNRYVVPHTLVGEQVILRSKDGQLRIFQNSWLVVTYDIPSTKGNLVQKKRFYEALKKDMDMNRRKYHHAQKSKGRAKQTISPQKPQYDMDVEVRSISAYEEILQEVFA
- a CDS encoding MFS transporter; amino-acid sequence: MENKLHYGWIVIFMGLFTTVAAHGFGRMAYTLLLPAMKDGLSFDYTQLGLLGTGNFIGYLSMAIIGGFLAARFGTRAVITAALALMGITMILTGLAESFGFAFAMRLFTGLGNGAAYVPAMALGSAWFAIHKRGFATGIVSGGIGLGTFLSGLIVPFILKSYNADGWRYSWYILGVLVLFVAVLVGIFLRNQPAEKGLTPVGQKEAPDTAAPAPKVSSLDWGAVYKMKSLWFLGVVYFFYGMSYIIYMVFFAAYLVNEMGYSQAWAGGLWAMVGGLSIFCGVIWGSISDKIGRGKGAALAYLVLGTSYLVYALVKVEAGFYISAVLFGLTAWSIPTIMAAAAGDFVGPKFAPAGLGFITLFFGIGQSIGPALGGYLADTTQSLTTPFLVAGAISLTGMIFSLYLKKPAIDQ
- a CDS encoding TetR/AcrR family transcriptional regulator; this encodes MKEHERRKKEIYRIATQTLWQKGYDKTTIRDIAKATDMTTAGLYYYFKSKEELLFQILDSHMDDMLAGIEKIAATQVPPIELIKKYIQYQVDTYCKDKFRSKLILNDDDCLTGEWYEQVKQKQRSFLVFWRNALDDFCRDQGLPTDHIAVDAHCLVGMCNWIYRWYDPKGDLKPEALGEKIFNTFVFGLTSKGRAPFS
- a CDS encoding YceI family protein — protein: MKRFTITGFLVLILSITTWTPAWGNNWTIDANHSTIQFRIKHIFSTVFGYFPDFDGTIRFDPEHLDQSKFDFTVQVKTINTAIAKRDTHLRSDDFFAADKYPVMTFTSSKITHKQGNTYEVAGTMTIKDTAKNMNIPFVFHGTAPSPVDKKQMVAGFDTAFSLDRLAFGVGDGKFFKMGVVGDVVDITISVEALRTP
- a CDS encoding type II toxin-antitoxin system HicB family antitoxin — translated: MNKYEIIIHWSDEDQAFLADIPELPGCMAHGDTYESALANIKSAMDLWIKTAKEFNDPIPAPKGRRLAFA
- a CDS encoding hotdog fold thioesterase; the protein is MSDIICDKKVLDHIQKDAFARHLGATVEIVAPGRSRVFLTVTETMTNFHGTTHGGVIFAISDMAFAAACNSHGRVAVALNVSICYLKPSFPGDRLKAEATEIHCGRRTSLYDITVTNEDTGTLIARSQDQAFRKDEWIVPEK
- a CDS encoding flavin reductase family protein codes for the protein MYYEPGRTRHGLAHDPFKSCVVPRPIGWISTLSLEGISNLAPYSQFQNLTFDPPYVMFAANQNTLGKRKDTTVNAEQTGEFVYNMATWDLRDAMNRSAQETAPGVDEFDLAGVTKALSTQVKPFRVAESPIHMECRYHQTLRLPGTGTMGTVDIIIGQVVAVHIKDEFIAEDGKIDIPKIKPIGRLGYYDYTVVDNRFEMIIPGDNKDLSSGLEGAAAPCR
- a CDS encoding TRAP transporter large permease, which encodes MSLTAIGVIGIIVLLIMLFSKMPVGFVMGLIGFLGFSYVKGWGPGLNILAKDFFEMFSSHSLTVIPLFMFMGQISFYSGISRRLYDAAYVLIGARPGGLAMASVAACAGFAAISGSTNATAATMATVSIPEMKRFKYDMGLAAGTVAAAGSLGILIPPSTIFIVYGILTEQSIGSLFMAGILPGILLALLFVAAIHLQVRRNPALAPAGPKTTWIQKIKSLTGVLEALLIFGSVMGGLFSGVFTPTEAAAVGAFFTLLLSVVRRQLSLKHFFKAIADTTRLSCMVMVIVAGATVFGHFMAVTRIPFDLSNWVAALPLHPMLIMMVIIMIYLVGGCFMDGFALIMLTVPIFFPVAQALGFDPIWFGVIIVLIAEMGVITPPVGINVYVVYGVSKDIPLEAIFRGVLPFLLALIICNGLLMIFPQIALFLPGLL